The DNA region TGACGATAACCGTGAGCGCGACCGACTCAATAAAGGACCAGATCACGTCGGTGGGATTGAGAAACGTGTGGAAGTAGTGGTCATATACACCGGCGGCCTGGCCATAGATCACCGTGGTCGTGACGCGGGCGGCGAAGAACCCCATTATTGCCGCCACGCAAAACAGCGGAATCACCACGACCGTCCCGGCGATGACCCGGGTGGACGCCAAATACGCAATGCTGCGTATGCCCATCGCCTCGAGTGCGTCGATTTCCTCGTTGATTCGCATCGCCCCCAACTGAGCAGTGGCGCCAGCACCGATGGTCGCCGACAACGCGACCGCGGCGGTTCCCGGCACGATGAAGCGGATGTTGACAATCCCCCCCGCGAGCCCGGTCAACGCCTCAACACCGATCGACGCAAATTGGTTATATCCCTGCACGCCCACGAGGGATCCCGTCGCGCCCAGGAGGAGAACGAAGACCCCGACAGCTCCTCCGATGACAGCCAGCGCCCCGGAGCCCATTCCCATCTGTGCGATCACTCGCATTGTCTCGGTCGGGTACTGCCGGGCAGCGACTGGAACAAGTCGAATTGCCGTCAAGTAGAAGCGCATCTGCTCGCCGAGCCGATTCCACTCGCCGACAACGTTTTCGGTCATTCGCCGAGACCGCAGGAAGTATGCGCTCGGATGGATGGTTGCAGGCTTCAGCGCTGTCATGAGGCGGTCACGACACGGTTATCTGGATACCGACCGCGGTCACGATCGTATTGATCGCGAACAAGGCCACGAACGAGAACACCACGGTCTCGTTGACGGCGGTGCCGACGCCAGCTGGACCGCCGCCAGCGGTGACACCCTTGTAGCAGCCGATCAAGCCAGCCGTGAGCCCGAAAAACATTGATTTGACCATCGAGACGACGACGTCACCCGTGCCGGTCAGCAACGTCAGGTGGTCAACGAAGGCTCCCGCCGACACGTTCTGGACGAACACAGAGAAAGCGAAGGTGACGATCAGACCGAAGATGATCACCGAGGAGCCCAGCGCCAATGCCACTGTCGTTGCCGCGGCCACCCGGGGAAGGACTAGCGTCCGAATGGGATCGATGCCCATAACCCGCAGCGCGTCGAGTTCTTCTCGGATATTCCGCGCGCCCAGATCTGCGCAGATTGCGGTGGCGGCGGCGCCAGAGATTACCAATACTGTGCCGACAGGGCCGATTTGGCTGACAACAGCTATCGAGGCGCCAGTGCCGGAGAAATCTGCAGCACCAATTTCTGTCAACAACGAATTAATGGTGAACGTCAGGAGAACCGCGTAGGGAATCGTCAGCACCAACGCAGCGAGAGTCGATACTCGCGCTATGAACCACGTCTGCACAACGTATTCGCGCCAGGCGAACGGCGGCTGTAGCACCGCCAGCAAGGTGTCCAGCGACATTGCGAAGAAACCGCCCAGCGCGCGGATCGGCTTAGTGGCTGGGTGCGTCGTAGTCAGCAAAGCTTTGTCCACCCGCGGTCGTGGCTGCCAAGCATGACCGCATCGATGACTCGTCTCAGGCGGCGACCAATGTCACAGGGGTGGGCCCTTCTGATCATCGGTGATTTCATCCAGTCCTCAATCACTATCGGGCGTGCATACAGCGTTTGCTGAAACACCTCTGGCCAGATCGATCGTGTCTGACCGTGGGGCTTCGGTCTATCCAGAAACCGCGTGTTGTCGTCCTATATGCGCGACTGAAGTGAGCCAAGGGATCCATCTGTCACCGTGCAACTGCACGACCGCCTGGATGCGTTGTCGTGCGCCAAGTTCCGAGTAGACGTGCGCTGGCCGGCGCGGGCGGATGGCCCGATCCCCGGGAGGGACTGCCCCCGAACTTCAGTTGACCGCGGGTATGAATATCAGGCCGCGGTCGCGACCGGGTGTGGAGCAGATCGGACTCTATCGGGATGAGCTTGCCCAGAGCACGCTGTCGGCGCCGTCGTTGGTAGGTGCGCTCAATCCGGGTCACCATGCGCGAGGCGAAGATGGGCCGGGGTAGACCCCGTTGTCAGCCAAGGACGTTGCGTTGCCGGAGCGCGAAGAACGCTTCCATGCCGAGTTGACGACACTCCAGCGCGGCCCATCGATCTGGTCGGCTCGGTTGAATTCTGAGCAGCCTGCTCCGGGGTGGTTCCATGAGTCGATGCAACACAAGCGAAGTCTGTGGAGGTTGGTGTGACGTCGTCTCGTCGTGTTCGCAAACGTCCCGGTCGACGGCGCAGTCGGCCAAACGCCAGCAGTTCATGAAGCTCTTGGCGCAAGGTTCGACGCTCGCGGCGACACGCCGGGAAGTTGGTGTCAGTCGTTCGACTGGCCCACAGCTCGCGCAACGCC from Mycolicibacterium sp. MU0053 includes:
- a CDS encoding ABC transporter permease, which codes for MTALKPATIHPSAYFLRSRRMTENVVGEWNRLGEQMRFYLTAIRLVPVAARQYPTETMRVIAQMGMGSGALAVIGGAVGVFVLLLGATGSLVGVQGYNQFASIGVEALTGLAGGIVNIRFIVPGTAAVALSATIGAGATAQLGAMRINEEIDALEAMGIRSIAYLASTRVIAGTVVVIPLFCVAAIMGFFAARVTTTVIYGQAAGVYDHYFHTFLNPTDVIWSFIESVALTVIVMLLHTFYGFNAAGGPSGVGEAVGRSVRSSLVVSGTVLVLLTLAIYGQSGNIHLAGG
- a CDS encoding MlaE family ABC transporter permease, whose product is MSLDTLLAVLQPPFAWREYVVQTWFIARVSTLAALVLTIPYAVLLTFTINSLLTEIGAADFSGTGASIAVVSQIGPVGTVLVISGAAATAICADLGARNIREELDALRVMGIDPIRTLVLPRVAAATTVALALGSSVIIFGLIVTFAFSVFVQNVSAGAFVDHLTLLTGTGDVVVSMVKSMFFGLTAGLIGCYKGVTAGGGPAGVGTAVNETVVFSFVALFAINTIVTAVGIQITVS